In one Streptomyces venezuelae genomic region, the following are encoded:
- a CDS encoding SDR family oxidoreductase — protein sequence MSEQTIALVTGANKGIGYEIAAGLGALGWQVGVGARDEERRETAVAKLRAAGVDAFGVPLDVTDDASVTAAAERIENRAGRLDVLVNNAGITGSAPQMPTTVDVATVRAAVETNVIGVIRVTNALLPLLRRSSSPRIVNMSSGVGSLTRQTAPGSDTGPISAAYTPSKTFLNAVTVQYAKELSDTNILINAACPGYCATDLNGFRGVRTPEQGAAIAIRLANLPDGGTTGGFFDDEGEVPW from the coding sequence ATGAGCGAACAGACGATCGCGCTGGTCACCGGCGCGAACAAGGGAATCGGGTACGAGATCGCGGCCGGTCTCGGCGCCCTCGGCTGGCAGGTCGGGGTCGGCGCCCGGGACGAGGAGCGCCGCGAGACCGCCGTGGCAAAACTGCGGGCGGCGGGCGTCGACGCGTTCGGCGTACCGCTCGACGTGACCGACGACGCGAGCGTGACCGCCGCGGCAGAGCGGATCGAGAACCGCGCCGGACGCCTCGACGTGCTCGTCAACAACGCCGGGATCACCGGCAGCGCACCGCAGATGCCGACCACGGTCGACGTCGCGACCGTGCGCGCGGCCGTGGAGACCAACGTGATCGGCGTCATCCGCGTGACCAACGCGCTGTTGCCGCTGCTGCGCCGTTCGTCTTCGCCGCGGATCGTGAACATGTCCAGCGGCGTCGGCTCCCTCACCCGGCAGACCGCCCCCGGGAGCGACACCGGCCCGATCTCCGCCGCGTACACGCCTTCGAAGACGTTCCTGAACGCGGTCACGGTCCAGTACGCCAAGGAGCTGAGCGACACGAACATCCTGATCAACGCGGCCTGCCCCGGCTACTGCGCGACCGACCTCAACGGATTCCGCGGCGTCCGCACCCCGGAACAGGGCGCGGCGATCGCGATCCGGCTCGCGAACCTGCCCGACGGCGGCACGACGGGCGGCTTCTTCGACGACGAGGGGGAGGTGCCGTGGTGA
- a CDS encoding LysR family transcriptional regulator, with amino-acid sequence METRELRYFVAVAEELHFGRAAQRLGIAQPPLSRAIGRLERRLDAVLLERTSRAVTLTEAGSVLLREARAALDAVEAAERRTRRAALAATGSPSVVLATKAGASSELLAKLLDAYAAEPDAVTVDLLLCGMGEQEPMLRDGRADVALLHLPFDDMAGFDVEELHTEGQIVVLPAGHPLASREQVRAAEVAGLPGLPMPRWRRRDGTYPEGQGPQARDHAQLLQLIALGRACWIAPESCRAQLSDDLAAVPVVDAQAVTTVIAWPPHSRSRAVAGLVRTATRL; translated from the coding sequence GTGGAGACAAGGGAGTTGCGGTACTTCGTCGCCGTCGCAGAGGAACTGCACTTCGGCAGGGCCGCTCAGCGTCTCGGTATCGCGCAGCCCCCGCTGTCGCGGGCGATCGGCCGACTCGAACGGCGTCTCGACGCGGTGCTGCTGGAGCGCACGAGCCGCGCGGTGACCTTGACCGAGGCCGGATCGGTCCTCCTGCGGGAGGCCCGGGCGGCGCTGGACGCCGTCGAGGCCGCCGAGCGGCGTACCCGCCGCGCCGCCCTCGCCGCGACCGGCAGCCCAAGCGTGGTCCTCGCCACGAAGGCGGGCGCGTCCAGCGAGCTGCTGGCGAAGCTGCTCGACGCGTACGCCGCGGAACCCGACGCCGTCACCGTCGACCTGCTGCTCTGCGGAATGGGCGAGCAGGAACCGATGTTGCGCGACGGCCGGGCCGACGTGGCCCTGCTGCACCTGCCGTTCGACGACATGGCCGGCTTCGACGTCGAGGAACTCCACACCGAGGGGCAGATCGTGGTGCTGCCGGCCGGGCATCCCCTCGCGTCCCGGGAGCAGGTGCGGGCGGCCGAGGTCGCGGGGCTGCCCGGCCTGCCGATGCCACGCTGGCGCCGACGCGACGGTACGTACCCGGAAGGACAGGGTCCGCAGGCCCGGGATCACGCACAGCTGCTCCAACTGATCGCGCTCGGCCGCGCCTGCTGGATCGCACCGGAGTCGTGCCGCGCCCAGTTGAGCGATGATCTCGCGGCCGTGCCGGTGGTGGACGCGCAGGCAGTCACGACGGTCATCGCGTGGCCGCCCCACAGCCGGTCCCGGGCCGTCGCAGGACTCGTGCGGACCGCGACACGGCTCTGA
- a CDS encoding aminoglycoside phosphotransferase family protein, translated as MTTGGTADTRPTIDGTLARRLVDTQFPQWSALPLELLEPAGSDHVIYRLGNDLAVRLPRHEGAIGQAAKESVWLPRLAPHLPLAIPVPVGVGRPDFGYPWPWAVSRWLDGEVATAESLADSPRAAVELAEFLAALQSFVPEGFPEDFPVEGPLLGEPLAERDRATRAAIAELDAVFDAAAMTELWDAALAAPAWDRPPVWFHGDFHTGNMLTVDGRLSAVIDFGGLGIGDPACDLTIAYTLMSAASRTAFRTALGVDDATWTRGRGWALATGLNAYTTYAAVSPRVAAQTSRQITEALLG; from the coding sequence TTGACGACCGGTGGCACCGCGGACACCCGGCCGACGATCGATGGCACATTGGCCCGACGCCTGGTCGACACGCAGTTCCCGCAGTGGTCCGCACTGCCTCTCGAACTGCTGGAGCCGGCGGGCTCGGACCATGTCATCTACCGTCTGGGGAACGACCTGGCCGTGCGGCTGCCCCGCCACGAGGGGGCCATCGGGCAGGCCGCGAAGGAGTCCGTGTGGCTCCCCCGGCTCGCGCCGCACCTGCCGTTGGCGATTCCGGTACCGGTCGGGGTCGGCAGGCCCGACTTCGGCTACCCGTGGCCGTGGGCCGTGTCGCGCTGGCTGGACGGCGAGGTGGCGACCGCGGAGTCGTTGGCCGACTCGCCCCGGGCCGCCGTCGAACTGGCTGAATTCCTCGCCGCCCTGCAGTCGTTCGTACCGGAGGGCTTCCCGGAGGACTTCCCGGTGGAGGGGCCGCTGCTCGGAGAGCCGCTGGCGGAACGGGACCGCGCGACGCGGGCCGCCATCGCCGAGCTCGACGCCGTGTTCGACGCAGCGGCCATGACGGAGCTGTGGGACGCGGCACTCGCCGCACCCGCGTGGGACCGTCCGCCGGTCTGGTTCCACGGCGACTTCCACACCGGCAACATGCTGACCGTCGACGGCCGCCTCAGCGCGGTCATCGACTTCGGCGGGCTCGGCATCGGTGACCCGGCCTGCGACCTGACCATCGCGTACACCCTGATGTCCGCCGCGAGCCGAACCGCTTTCCGCACCGCGCTCGGCGTCGACGACGCCACCTGGACCCGGGGCCGCGGCTGGGCACTGGCCACGGGCCTCAACGCCTACACCACGTACGCCGCCGTCAGCCCGAGAGTCGCCGCGCAGACCTCCCGCCAGATCACCGAGGCGCTGCTCGGCTGA
- a CDS encoding MerR family transcriptional regulator: MLTIGQLAATAGVTVRTVRHYHHVGLLPEPRRDASGYRRYSAQAAVDLIRIRTLVDAGVPLARIDALLHARPAEFAEAIDDIDAELRRKIDQLDENRRRIAELAHGERLVLLPEVVAVLDRMREVGISERRVRLERDAWILMQALDPQLVPLRIGEKSAALGDPETRRLLLACDRAVDWEPDDPRLGPLIDDLDTWEVEHAQEGGGGSEGDPAGYLTLVSSRIRESSPAWRRIIDALAHRAEQRRSSPSRPSLSPSSLSRPSLSRAAPR; the protein is encoded by the coding sequence GTGCTCACCATCGGCCAGCTCGCCGCGACCGCCGGCGTGACCGTGCGCACCGTTCGCCACTACCACCACGTCGGCCTGTTGCCGGAGCCCCGGCGTGACGCCTCCGGCTACCGCCGCTACAGCGCCCAGGCGGCGGTCGATCTCATCCGGATCAGGACCCTCGTCGACGCGGGCGTGCCGCTGGCCCGTATCGACGCGCTGCTGCACGCCCGGCCGGCCGAATTCGCCGAGGCCATCGACGACATCGACGCCGAACTGCGGCGCAAGATCGACCAGCTCGACGAGAACCGGCGCCGGATCGCCGAACTGGCGCACGGCGAGAGGCTCGTGCTGCTGCCCGAGGTGGTCGCCGTGCTCGACCGGATGCGTGAGGTGGGGATCAGCGAACGGCGGGTCCGGCTCGAACGTGACGCGTGGATCCTCATGCAGGCGCTGGATCCCCAGCTCGTGCCGCTGCGGATAGGGGAGAAGAGCGCGGCTCTCGGCGACCCCGAGACCAGGCGCCTCCTGCTCGCCTGCGACCGTGCCGTCGACTGGGAACCGGACGATCCGCGTCTGGGCCCGCTCATCGACGACCTTGACACCTGGGAGGTCGAACACGCGCAGGAGGGCGGGGGCGGGAGCGAGGGCGATCCGGCCGGGTATCTGACGCTGGTCTCCTCCCGTATCCGCGAGTCGTCACCGGCGTGGCGGCGCATCATCGACGCCCTCGCCCACCGTGCCGAGCAGCGCAGGTCGTCGCCCAGCCGGCCGTCGCTCAGCCCGTCGTCCCTCAGCCGACCGTCCCTCAGCCGAGCAGCGCCTCGGTGA
- a CDS encoding alpha/beta fold hydrolase, with amino-acid sequence MTNHSTASVRPTPPVGEFQKIDDRDVFVHRSGSGGPAVVFLPGAGAVGLDYFGVQQMVAQFTTAVTYDRGGTGYSDHVPLPRGAAEVATELHELLRAQDVPGPYVLVPHSLGGLYAHRFAQLFPQDVAGLVRLDALDRDWDDFMPATATLAAIERMGPGREQMEQMRPALRAMRAELLAEYPEHVRQALSDAKENEAWTDAGIAERTGLADLATELRAGPGLPDVPVIALTVVGADPAQKTMAPDRTWQEMNEGKTRMDAAVVSTVSRGEQRVLHDTAHHRLCFDRPDAVVQAIRDVIARAHP; translated from the coding sequence ATGACGAACCACAGCACCGCCTCCGTCCGGCCCACTCCGCCGGTCGGGGAATTCCAGAAGATCGACGACCGCGACGTCTTCGTGCACCGCTCGGGCAGCGGCGGCCCCGCCGTCGTCTTCCTGCCGGGCGCTGGCGCCGTGGGCCTGGACTACTTCGGAGTCCAGCAGATGGTCGCGCAGTTCACCACCGCCGTGACGTACGACCGCGGCGGCACGGGCTACAGCGACCACGTCCCGCTGCCGCGCGGCGCCGCCGAAGTGGCCACGGAACTGCACGAGCTGCTGCGCGCCCAGGACGTCCCCGGCCCGTACGTCCTGGTGCCGCACTCCCTCGGCGGCCTGTACGCGCACCGGTTCGCGCAGCTGTTCCCGCAGGACGTGGCGGGCCTCGTCCGACTGGACGCCCTCGACCGCGACTGGGACGACTTCATGCCCGCCACGGCGACGCTCGCGGCAATCGAGCGAATGGGCCCCGGCCGCGAACAGATGGAACAGATGCGTCCGGCCTTGCGCGCCATGAGGGCCGAACTGCTCGCGGAGTACCCGGAGCACGTACGGCAGGCGTTGAGCGACGCCAAGGAGAACGAGGCGTGGACCGACGCGGGCATCGCCGAACGCACCGGCCTCGCCGATCTCGCCACCGAGCTGCGGGCCGGGCCCGGCCTGCCCGACGTCCCGGTGATCGCCCTCACCGTGGTGGGCGCCGACCCTGCCCAGAAGACGATGGCTCCGGACCGTACGTGGCAGGAGATGAACGAAGGCAAGACGAGAATGGACGCGGCCGTCGTCAGCACGGTCTCGCGCGGGGAGCAACGCGTACTCCACGACACGGCCCACCACCGCCTCTGCTTCGACCGCCCGGACGCCGTGGTCCAGGCGATCCGTGACGTCATCGCACGGGCCCACCCCTGA
- a CDS encoding VOC family protein, with translation MTTTLAAYVLGTPDPPALADFYRALLGWEEVERGPEWVRLRPLDSERPGLSFQLEPDHTPPTWPQRPGAQQMQAHLDVQVDDLEAETERACALGATPEEHQPLEHVRVLRDPHGHLVCLFLPGA, from the coding sequence ATGACTACGACGCTCGCCGCTTACGTCCTCGGTACGCCCGATCCGCCCGCCCTGGCCGATTTCTACCGTGCCCTGCTGGGCTGGGAGGAGGTCGAGCGCGGCCCGGAGTGGGTCCGCCTGCGGCCGCTCGACTCGGAGCGGCCCGGCCTCAGCTTCCAACTGGAACCCGACCACACACCCCCGACGTGGCCGCAACGCCCCGGCGCGCAACAGATGCAGGCCCACCTGGACGTGCAGGTCGACGACCTGGAGGCGGAGACCGAGCGCGCCTGCGCGCTGGGCGCGACGCCGGAGGAGCATCAGCCGCTCGAGCACGTACGGGTTCTCCGCGACCCGCACGGCCATCTGGTCTGTCTCTTCCTCCCGGGAGCCTGA
- a CDS encoding RNA polymerase sigma factor, which yields MTVRDSEEDLRERVRAGERDAFAELYDRYARQVYQHALWLTGDWSTAEDIMSETFLAAWRGRERLHADEGSLRPWLLGIATHKAENTRRGLRRRLAFLARQRQQTVVADFAPEIAGRIDDTRRLHAVQAALGRLKRHEREVLTLCVWSGLDYRQTAEALGVPVGTVRSRLSRARAKLARFADEAAADERAERIREPRFTRGEMTGEAALAALPVREETA from the coding sequence ATGACTGTGAGGGACTCAGAAGAAGATCTGCGCGAACGCGTGAGAGCCGGCGAGCGCGACGCGTTCGCCGAGCTGTACGACCGATACGCCCGGCAGGTCTACCAGCACGCGCTGTGGCTCACCGGCGACTGGTCGACCGCGGAGGACATCATGTCGGAGACGTTCCTGGCCGCGTGGCGGGGGCGAGAACGTCTCCACGCCGACGAGGGCTCCCTGCGCCCCTGGCTGCTGGGCATCGCCACCCACAAGGCGGAGAACACACGGCGCGGCCTGCGCCGCCGTCTGGCGTTCCTGGCCCGCCAGCGACAGCAGACCGTGGTCGCCGACTTCGCCCCCGAGATCGCAGGGCGCATCGACGACACGCGCCGACTGCACGCCGTACAGGCCGCGCTGGGCCGGCTGAAGCGCCACGAGCGGGAAGTGCTGACGCTGTGCGTGTGGTCCGGTCTCGACTATCGGCAGACGGCCGAGGCGCTCGGCGTTCCCGTCGGCACCGTGCGCTCGCGGCTGTCCCGGGCGCGGGCGAAGCTCGCCCGGTTCGCCGACGAGGCGGCCGCCGACGAGAGAGCGGAAAGAATCAGGGAACCGCGATTCACTCGCGGAGAGATGACGGGTGAAGCCGCACTCGCGGCCCTGCCCGTGCGGGAGGAAACGGCATGA
- a CDS encoding CU044_5270 family protein: MNHRDTPSTAATPSTAATPATGARRSDADVEEIARLLPPPAHRGLPHERYLHHKERLMRRIDHNHDQATRTDHTSRTDRTSRTRPAHRLLRPALLVPVSALALGGILATGVALTSGDDAPAVVSTGRHDARNMRPAAALLDQISDAAGKGHALRVRDDQFAYTRSKVREADLTSGKAVVGPLRDTESWVSQKPGPLRKLGVTRSEGETLPINAQLGDTHGTPAGLGRPTYHWLSTLPTDPEELLTYLYAKVPKTDEAERDQAVFDCIGSLLGGVTPPETAAALYRAAARIPGVTKVPTAKDVTGRTGVGIARDDTTFGARTEWVFDAQDLTFLGSRSHLFKDTKYGKAGTLMSAEAVIDFAVVDKAGQVPAASRES; this comes from the coding sequence ATGAACCACAGGGACACCCCCTCGACCGCTGCGACGCCCTCGACCGCTGCGACGCCTGCGACCGGGGCCCGGCGTTCGGACGCCGACGTCGAGGAGATCGCCCGGCTGCTGCCGCCCCCGGCCCATCGGGGCCTCCCGCACGAGCGGTACCTCCACCACAAGGAACGACTGATGCGACGCATCGACCACAACCACGACCAGGCCACCCGCACCGATCACACCAGCCGCACCGACCGCACAAGCCGCACCCGCCCTGCCCACCGTCTCCTGCGCCCCGCCCTCCTCGTGCCCGTCTCGGCCCTCGCCCTCGGCGGCATCCTCGCCACCGGCGTCGCCCTCACGTCCGGCGACGACGCACCCGCCGTCGTGTCGACCGGCCGGCACGACGCGAGGAACATGCGGCCCGCGGCCGCACTTCTCGACCAGATCTCCGACGCCGCGGGCAAGGGCCACGCGCTGCGGGTCAGGGACGACCAGTTCGCGTACACCAGGTCCAAGGTCCGCGAGGCGGACCTCACCAGCGGCAAGGCGGTCGTCGGCCCGCTCAGGGACACGGAGTCCTGGGTGTCGCAGAAGCCCGGCCCGCTGCGCAAGCTCGGAGTCACCCGCAGCGAAGGGGAGACTCTCCCCATCAACGCTCAACTGGGCGACACCCACGGCACACCGGCAGGCCTCGGCCGCCCCACGTACCACTGGCTGTCCACCCTGCCCACCGACCCCGAGGAGCTGCTGACGTACCTGTACGCCAAGGTGCCGAAGACGGACGAGGCGGAGCGCGACCAGGCCGTCTTCGACTGCATCGGCAGCCTGCTCGGCGGAGTGACGCCGCCCGAGACGGCCGCCGCCCTCTACCGGGCCGCGGCCAGGATCCCCGGAGTGACGAAGGTGCCCACGGCCAAGGACGTCACCGGCCGGACCGGCGTCGGCATCGCACGCGACGACACGACGTTCGGCGCGCGCACCGAATGGGTCTTCGACGCCCAGGACCTCACGTTCCTCGGATCACGGAGCCACCTGTTCAAGGACACCAAATACGGCAAGGCGGGAACGCTCATGTCGGCCGAGGCCGTGATCGACTTCGCGGTGGTCGACAAGGCAGGCCAGGTGCCTGCCGCGTCCCGCGAGAGCTGA
- a CDS encoding MarR family winged helix-turn-helix transcriptional regulator, producing MPTSPASPTARPSEAAAIAAELRTAMGKLTRRVKHEDRIPLGQVAVLGALDRDGAMTTSDLAADQRVRPQSMARAVGLLMEQNLITRRAHPTDGRKSLVELTDEGRAALEAERGRRVGWLAQAIEDELTDEERVLLERSASLLERLASR from the coding sequence ATGCCCACCTCGCCCGCATCGCCGACCGCGCGCCCCTCGGAAGCGGCCGCCATCGCCGCCGAACTGCGCACCGCGATGGGCAAACTCACCCGGCGCGTCAAGCACGAGGACCGCATTCCGCTGGGCCAGGTCGCCGTCCTGGGCGCACTCGACCGCGACGGCGCCATGACCACCAGCGACCTCGCCGCCGACCAGCGCGTACGCCCTCAGTCGATGGCCCGGGCGGTCGGGCTGCTCATGGAGCAGAACCTGATCACGCGCAGAGCGCACCCCACGGACGGCCGCAAGTCACTGGTCGAGCTGACGGACGAGGGCCGGGCGGCACTCGAGGCGGAGCGCGGCCGCAGGGTCGGCTGGCTCGCGCAGGCCATCGAGGACGAACTCACGGACGAGGAAAGGGTGTTGCTGGAACGCAGCGCGTCCTTGCTGGAACGGCTCGCCTCGCGCTGA
- the eno gene encoding phosphopyruvate hydratase, translating into MSSKATGPAGRNDAAIEAVTARRIIDSRGNPTVEVDVVLADGSLGRAAVPSGASTGAREAVELRDGDSARWHGKGVDQAVAHVNGEIAAAVRGRDAADQAGLDAALVDLDGTATKSRLGANAILGVSLATAKAAAAAHRTPLYRYLGGADARLLPLPMMNIVNGGAHADNPLDFQEFMIAPVGADTFAEAVRMGSEVFHTLRRDLLAAGHSTGVGDEGGFAPALRTAEEALDFVMSAIERTGYRAGADIGLIMDPASSEFFRDGVYDYAGEGVRRTPSENVEYLAKLIDAYPIVSIEDPMAEDDLDGWRELTARVGDRCQLTGDDVFCTNEALLREGIRTGVGNSILVKVNQIGTLTEALTAVTTARQARWTAVMSHRSGETEDTTIADLAVATGCGQIKTGSLSRSDRTAKYNQLIRIEEELGGSARYAGGSVLRQR; encoded by the coding sequence ATGTCCAGCAAGGCAACCGGGCCCGCCGGCCGGAACGACGCCGCCATCGAGGCCGTCACCGCCCGCCGGATCATCGACAGTCGGGGCAATCCCACGGTCGAAGTCGATGTCGTTCTGGCCGACGGGTCCCTGGGGCGCGCGGCCGTCCCCTCCGGCGCGTCCACCGGCGCCCGCGAGGCCGTGGAACTGCGTGACGGCGACTCCGCGCGCTGGCACGGCAAGGGCGTCGACCAGGCGGTGGCCCACGTCAACGGGGAGATCGCGGCCGCCGTGCGCGGCCGTGACGCGGCGGACCAGGCGGGGCTCGACGCCGCACTCGTCGATCTCGACGGCACCGCCACGAAGTCCCGGCTCGGCGCCAACGCGATCCTCGGCGTCTCCCTCGCCACCGCCAAGGCCGCCGCTGCGGCCCACCGCACGCCCCTCTACCGTTACCTCGGCGGAGCCGACGCCCGCCTCCTGCCGCTGCCGATGATGAACATCGTCAACGGCGGTGCGCACGCCGACAATCCGCTGGATTTCCAGGAGTTCATGATCGCGCCCGTGGGCGCGGACACCTTCGCCGAAGCGGTCCGCATGGGCAGCGAGGTCTTCCACACCCTGCGCCGCGACCTGCTGGCGGCCGGGCACTCCACCGGCGTCGGCGACGAGGGCGGCTTCGCGCCCGCGCTGCGCACCGCGGAGGAGGCACTCGACTTCGTGATGTCCGCCATCGAGCGCACGGGCTACCGCGCCGGCGCGGACATCGGCCTCATCATGGACCCGGCTTCGTCGGAGTTCTTCCGCGACGGGGTGTACGACTACGCGGGCGAGGGCGTGCGCCGCACCCCGTCCGAGAACGTCGAGTACCTGGCCAAACTCATCGACGCCTACCCGATCGTCTCCATCGAGGACCCGATGGCCGAGGACGACCTGGACGGCTGGCGCGAACTGACGGCCCGCGTCGGCGACCGCTGCCAGCTGACCGGCGACGACGTGTTCTGCACCAACGAGGCGCTGCTGCGCGAGGGCATCCGCACCGGTGTCGGCAACTCGATCCTGGTCAAGGTCAATCAGATCGGCACGCTGACCGAGGCACTGACCGCAGTGACCACGGCCCGACAGGCGCGCTGGACGGCCGTGATGTCGCACCGCTCGGGCGAGACGGAGGACACGACCATCGCGGACCTCGCGGTGGCGACCGGCTGCGGCCAGATCAAGACCGGCTCGCTCTCCCGCTCCGACCGCACCGCCAAGTACAACCAACTGATCAGGATCGAGGAGGAGTTGGGCGGATCGGCTCGTTACGCGGGCGGTTCTGTGCTGCGACAGAGGTAG
- a CDS encoding class I adenylate-forming enzyme family protein translates to MIDNAQQTTEPRTYGTYVDRILEHWHTDDSAEALVQGEQRLTRREARQRLFGLGQALRRQGLEPGDGVGLFLANRVDSVLVQLAVHLIGCRVVFLPPEPGPGELAALVEQSRARAVVTDPLFADRAADAAGRSVHAPTLLSLGPCAEQCADLLALAAECPAIRPEGIPAPAADEAVTVLYTGGTLGRPKLAAHSHRLYDALVGLLDDAQDSEQEAAGNTSADPSRASSRKAGPTLFPSMAPASDRVLVSTLLTHGSGHLTSLQALVTGAPLVVLPEFEAGAALTVLREERITATMFVPPMLYALLDHPECEPGALPDLRRVIVGGAATSPSRLQQAVEVLGPVLGQGYGQSEALGIAAFGAEDLASEGARRPELWRSCGRAITDTEIEIRAEGGKEALAVRQVGEVCVRGETVMLGYYEDPERTAEALRDGWLRTGDMGYLDAEGYLYLVDRAKDIIVTGSTSDNVYSRVLEDFLLTLPGVRNAAALGVPDEEYGEAVQIFLATAEGADVDPDVVGAAVTAELGDLYTPRKTVLLDRLPTTKVGKVDKKALRAALAS, encoded by the coding sequence ATGATCGACAACGCACAGCAAACAACCGAGCCGCGGACGTACGGGACGTACGTGGACCGCATCCTGGAGCACTGGCACACGGACGACAGCGCCGAAGCGCTCGTCCAGGGCGAGCAGCGGCTGACCAGGAGAGAGGCTCGGCAGCGGCTGTTCGGTCTGGGGCAGGCGCTGCGCCGGCAGGGGCTGGAGCCGGGTGACGGAGTGGGCCTGTTCCTGGCCAATCGCGTGGACTCCGTACTGGTGCAGCTCGCCGTGCATCTCATCGGCTGCCGCGTCGTGTTCCTGCCGCCCGAGCCGGGGCCCGGCGAGCTCGCCGCGCTGGTCGAGCAGTCCCGGGCGCGCGCCGTCGTCACGGACCCGCTCTTTGCCGACCGGGCCGCCGACGCGGCCGGCCGCAGCGTCCACGCCCCCACGCTGCTCAGCCTCGGGCCCTGCGCGGAACAGTGCGCGGACCTCCTGGCCCTGGCGGCCGAGTGCCCGGCGATACGTCCCGAGGGCATACCCGCCCCGGCGGCGGACGAGGCCGTCACCGTCCTCTACACCGGCGGCACCCTCGGCCGCCCCAAGCTCGCCGCGCACAGCCACCGGCTGTACGACGCGCTGGTGGGCCTGCTGGACGACGCGCAGGACTCCGAACAGGAAGCCGCCGGGAACACCTCGGCGGACCCGTCCCGCGCCTCCTCCCGGAAAGCCGGCCCCACCCTCTTCCCGTCCATGGCCCCGGCCTCGGACCGTGTGCTGGTCTCCACCCTGCTCACCCACGGCAGCGGCCACCTCACCTCGCTCCAGGCGCTGGTGACGGGGGCACCCCTCGTCGTACTCCCCGAGTTCGAGGCGGGCGCGGCGCTCACGGTGCTGCGCGAGGAGCGGATCACGGCCACGATGTTCGTACCGCCCATGCTGTACGCGCTCCTCGACCACCCGGAGTGCGAACCGGGAGCCCTCCCCGACCTGAGGCGCGTCATCGTCGGCGGCGCGGCGACATCGCCCAGCCGTCTGCAGCAGGCCGTCGAGGTCCTCGGGCCCGTGCTCGGCCAGGGCTACGGTCAGTCGGAGGCGCTCGGCATCGCCGCGTTCGGCGCGGAGGACCTCGCGTCGGAGGGGGCCCGGCGCCCCGAGCTCTGGCGCAGCTGCGGTCGCGCGATCACCGACACCGAGATCGAGATCCGTGCCGAGGGCGGCAAGGAGGCGCTGGCCGTCAGGCAGGTCGGCGAGGTGTGCGTGCGGGGCGAGACGGTGATGCTCGGCTACTACGAGGACCCGGAGCGCACCGCGGAGGCGCTGCGCGACGGCTGGCTGCGCACCGGGGACATGGGCTACCTCGACGCGGAGGGCTACCTCTACCTCGTCGACCGGGCCAAGGACATCATCGTCACCGGCAGCACCAGCGACAACGTCTACTCGCGGGTCCTGGAGGACTTCCTGCTCACGCTGCCCGGCGTGCGCAACGCGGCGGCGCTCGGCGTACCGGACGAGGAGTACGGCGAGGCCGTACAGATCTTCCTCGCCACGGCTGAAGGCGCCGACGTCGACCCGGACGTGGTCGGCGCGGCGGTGACCGCGGAGCTGGGGGACCTGTACACGCCCCGGAAGACGGTCCTGCTGGACAGGCTGCCGACGACGAAGGTCGGCAAGGTCGACAAGAAGGCGCTGCGCGCCGCGCTGGCCAGCTGA